A stretch of DNA from Candidatus Aminicenantes bacterium:
CCGAGACGATCCGATGGATATAAGACGCGTTGGCTTTCTCGATAAACGCCCAAAAAGCCGGATAAGTCGTGGCGCCGGACGCCCCGATCTTCTCCCCCGCGCCGGGCCCTTCCATGTTGATCAAAACAAGGGTTTTGTCGAGCGGATACAGGGGATGCTCGACATAGTACTTGGACCCCCGCACTCCCTGCTCTTCCGAACCGAAGAAATTGAAGACGATCGTCCGCTTGGGCTTGATCTCGCAATTCCCGATGGCCTCGGCCACGCCCAGCCCGACGGCCACTGCCGTGGCGTTGTCGTTGGCCCCGGGCATCAACTCCCACAGCCGACCGAGGTGGTCGAGATGGGCACCCAGCATAATGACTTCATCCTTGAGCTTGGGGTCGGTCCCCGGGATGACGCCGACGACGTTGAACCCGATCCCGTCCGGATGGTGGACGGTGACGTTCTTGAGCGACATCGTCTTGCCCGTGGCGAACGAGCGGGGCTTGAGGTCCTTGCGGATCGCGGCCATGGTCTCGCCGTATTTCCGGCCCGTCCCGGCGAAGACGTCGGCCGTGACGGCGGCCCCGACGTGATGATAGACGAACCCTTCGTGGTAGGCGTTGTTGGGGTTGCCGATCGGTCCGTAGTTGTAGATCATGCCCTTGGCGCCGTGGGCCACCGCGTTCTCCAGCTTGTATTGATGGAACGAGTAAGGCCGCCACTTCTTGAAGGCCGCGGAATCGTCCGCCCGCAGGGGGACTTCGGGATCCATCAGGACGATTTTGCCCTTGACGTCGATCCCGGCGTAATCGTCATAACCCAGCTCGGGGGCCGTGACGCCAAAGCCGACGAAGATCACCTCGGCCGTAACCTCGCCCGAGCCGGAGGTCCCGCCGGGGATGAACTCGTCCTCATATTTGTAGGACTTCTTGATCACCCCGTCCCTGACCGGGACGTCCATCGTCAGATATCCGCCGGGAGAGACGATGGTGTAGGGATTGGCGAAAGTCTGATAGAACGTCCCGTTGTCCCCGCCCGGTTGGACGCCCCAGGATTTAAGCAACGAGACGATCCATTCGGCGCAGGCTCTGTACTCCGGCGTCCCGGTCAGGCGGCCGCCGTACTTCTCGGAGACCATTTCCTTGACGTAATCGTAGAGCGTTCCGCTCTGGATGAGATGCATGGCCTCCAGGAGCTTCTGCTCGTCGGTCTTGGGGCTTGCGGACGGATTGGCTCTCTGGGCCAGGGCCGGGCCGGCGGCCG
This window harbors:
- a CDS encoding M20/M25/M40 family metallo-hydrolase, which gives rise to MRRFRTPVLALILALSFGLTAAGPALAQRANPSASPKTDEQKLLEAMHLIQSGTLYDYVKEMVSEKYGGRLTGTPEYRACAEWIVSLLKSWGVQPGGDNGTFYQTFANPYTIVSPGGYLTMDVPVRDGVIKKSYKYEDEFIPGGTSGSGEVTAEVIFVGFGVTAPELGYDDYAGIDVKGKIVLMDPEVPLRADDSAAFKKWRPYSFHQYKLENAVAHGAKGMIYNYGPIGNPNNAYHEGFVYHHVGAAVTADVFAGTGRKYGETMAAIRKDLKPRSFATGKTMSLKNVTVHHPDGIGFNVVGVIPGTDPKLKDEVIMLGAHLDHLGRLWELMPGANDNATAVAVGLGVAEAIGNCEIKPKRTIVFNFFGSEEQGVRGSKYYVEHPLYPLDKTLVLINMEGPGAGEKIGASGATTYPAFWAFIEKANASYIHRIVSGGGTGYPGRPRQDSAWFYWAGVPALTFGADGGKPVPYPTYHNTRDALNLVTPEIMEDMAQLFFMAVMDMADEPVLNFRVN